A genome region from Setaria italica strain Yugu1 chromosome III, Setaria_italica_v2.0, whole genome shotgun sequence includes the following:
- the LOC101782108 gene encoding protein DEHYDRATION-INDUCED 19 homolog 2 isoform X1 translates to MDAADDWGHSSSSSSSAAAAAAAVRRLQARYDLYMGLNDADAGGDEAVDPRGGAELYNCPFCGEDFDFVSLCCHIDDEHAVEAKSGVCPICATRVGMDLIGHLTMQHGSYFKMQRRRRVRKISSGSHSLLSLLRKDWRDGSLQSFLGGSSYVSNPPAAAPDPFLSSLICSLPVAEPSKDLHSNSSDNNFLLNKFPDEKTVERAEPSLSEKDQKERAQRSKFVRGLVLSTIFDDDDL, encoded by the exons ATGGACGCCGCCGACGACTGGGGCcactcctcgtcctcgtcttcttccgccgctgccgccgctgccgccgtgaGGCGCCTGCAGGCGCGCTATG ATCTGTACATGGGGCTCAACGACGCGGACGCCGGCGGGGACGAGGCCGTGGACccgcgcggcggggcggagctCTACAACTGCCCATTCTGCGGCGAGGACTTCGACTTCGTCAGCCTCTGCTGCCACATCGACGACGAGCACGCCGTCGAGGCCAAGAGCGGG GTATGTCCCATCTGTGCTACAAGGGTTGGGATGGACTTGATAGGACACTTGACTATGCAGCACGGGAGTTATTTCAAG ATGCAACGCAGGCGCAGAGTCCGAAAAATATCTTCAGGGTCCCATTCTTTGCTATCTTTGTTGAGAAAGGACTGGAGAGATGGCAGTTTGCAGTCATTTCTCGGTGGATCATCCTATGTATCCAATCCTCCTGCTGCAGCACCAGACCCATTTTTGTCATCTTTAATTTGTAGTTTGCCTGTGGCTGAACCATCCAAAGATTTACATTCCAACTCATCTGACAATAACTTTTTGCTAAATAAATTCCCAGATGAAAAGACTGTAGAGAG AGCTGAACCATCCCTGTCGGAGAAGGATCAGAAGGAGAGGGCTCAAAGGAGCAAATTTGTCCGTGGGCTTGTGCTCTCGACAatatttgatgatgatgacttgtAA
- the LOC101782516 gene encoding lysophospholipid acyltransferase LPEAT1 isoform X3, translating to MAPNDAATTAPSEPESVGGRMSSEDTVATRPLLSSPSTSPSAASTAPVQESIEELDRRYAPYARRDAYGPMGLGPVGAAEAFRLAFAAVVLIPLRVVAGMLVLVVYYLVCRVCTLRVEEEREGGEGDGYARLEGWRREGVVWCGRALARAMLFVFGFYWIREYDCRFPDAEVEHVDQSKEMERPGAIVSNHVSYVDILYHMSAFFPSFVAKRSVARLPLVGLISKCLGCIFVQRESKTSDFKGVSGAVTERIQRAHQQKNAPMMLLFPEGTTTNGDYLLPFKTGAFLAKAPVQPVILRYPYKRFNPAWESMSGARHVFLLLCQFVNYVEVTHLPVYYPSEQEKDDPKLYANNVRKLMAVETLGLRRSECTMRH from the exons ATGGCTCCCAACGACGCCGCTACCACCGCCCCGTCCGAGCCCGAGAGCGTCGGCGGCCGGATGAGCAGTGAGGACACGGTCGCCACGAGGCCGCTCCTCTCGTCGccctccacctccccctccgCGGCCTCCACCGCGCCGGTGCAGGAGAGTATAGAGGAGCTGGACCGGAGGTACGCACCGTACGCGCGGCGGGACGCGTATGGGCCGATGGGCCTCGGCCCcgtgggcgcggcggaggcgttCCGGCTGGCGTTCGCGGCTGTCGTGCTCATCCCGCTCCGAGTCGTGGCAGGCATGCTTGTGCTCGTGGTCTACTACCTCGTGTGTCGCGTGTGCACGCTGCgtgtggaggaggagcgggagggcGGCGAAGGGGATGGGTACGCGCGGCTCGAGGGGTGGAGGCGGGAGGGAGTTGTGTGGTGCGGCCGTGCGCTCGCTCGCGCCATGTTGTTCGTCTTCGGGTTCTACTGGATTCGGGAATACGACTGCCGCTTCCCAGATGCTGAG GTTGAGCATGTGGACCAGTCTAAAGAAATGGAAAGGCCTGGGGCAATTGTATCTAATCATGTTTCTTATGTGGATATTCTTTATCACATGTCAGCCTTTTTTCCCAGTTTTGTTGCTAAG AGATCAGTTGCCAGATTGCCCCTAGTTGGTCTCATAAG CAAATGTCTTGGATGCATTTTTGTTCAGCGGGAGTCTAAAACATCAGATTTCAAAGGCGTTTCAG GTGCTGTAACTGAGAGAATCCAGCGTGCTCATCAGCAGAAAAATGCGCCAATGATGCTTCTCTTCCCTG AGGGCACAACTACAAATGGGGATTACCTCCTTCCATTCAAGACTGGTGCTTTTCTTGCAAAAGCACCAGTTCAGCCTGTCATTTTAAGATATCCTTACAAAAGATTTAATCCGGCATGGGAGTCCATGTCAGGG GCACGCCATGTATTTCTGCTCCTCTGTCAATTTGTAAATTATGTAGAGGTGACCCATTTGCCTGTCTACTATCCTTCTGAGCAAGAAAAGGATGATCCTAAGCTCTATGCAAATAACGTGCGGAAATTAATGGCAGTGGAG ACCTTGGGCTTGCGGAGAAGCGAGTGTACCATGCGGCACTGA
- the LOC101782108 gene encoding protein DEHYDRATION-INDUCED 19 homolog 2 isoform X2: protein MDAADDWGHSSSSSSSAAAAAAAVRRLQARYDLYMGLNDADAGGDEAVDPRGGAELYNCPFCGEDFDFVSLCCHIDDEHAVEAKSGVCPICATRVGMDLIGHLTMQHGSYFKMQRRRRVRKISSGSHSLLSLLRKDWRDGSLQSFLGGSSYVSNPPAAAPDPFLSSLICSLPVAEPSKDLHSNSSDNNFLLNKFPDEKTVERYVTSSLFFLPPHSAPSLPRYHCI, encoded by the exons ATGGACGCCGCCGACGACTGGGGCcactcctcgtcctcgtcttcttccgccgctgccgccgctgccgccgtgaGGCGCCTGCAGGCGCGCTATG ATCTGTACATGGGGCTCAACGACGCGGACGCCGGCGGGGACGAGGCCGTGGACccgcgcggcggggcggagctCTACAACTGCCCATTCTGCGGCGAGGACTTCGACTTCGTCAGCCTCTGCTGCCACATCGACGACGAGCACGCCGTCGAGGCCAAGAGCGGG GTATGTCCCATCTGTGCTACAAGGGTTGGGATGGACTTGATAGGACACTTGACTATGCAGCACGGGAGTTATTTCAAG ATGCAACGCAGGCGCAGAGTCCGAAAAATATCTTCAGGGTCCCATTCTTTGCTATCTTTGTTGAGAAAGGACTGGAGAGATGGCAGTTTGCAGTCATTTCTCGGTGGATCATCCTATGTATCCAATCCTCCTGCTGCAGCACCAGACCCATTTTTGTCATCTTTAATTTGTAGTTTGCCTGTGGCTGAACCATCCAAAGATTTACATTCCAACTCATCTGACAATAACTTTTTGCTAAATAAATTCCCAGATGAAAAGACTGTAGAGAGGTATGTCACCTCAAGCTTGTTCTTTCTGCCGCCTCATTCAGCTCCCTCTTTGCCACGATACCATTGTATCTG A
- the LOC101781714 gene encoding uncharacterized protein LOC101781714 translates to MPSAAGGATYKGGIKGYWKRRGYDRLDAAAAQRRPRLPTAELGGGSGAVPQPEQARRRRGWRVRRRVGVVGRRLLRALSPRRLLARLRDAYVNAMLRLASSAAVAGYGAAGPYCTAADPFARPRPLTGDYDEKALVEIYRAILARGEAAPVVAAARLPAVV, encoded by the coding sequence AtgccgagcgccgccggcggcgccacctaCAAGGGCGGCATCAAGGGCTACTGGAAGCGCCGCGGCTACGACCGcctggacgccgccgcggcgcagcgccggccgcgcctccccACCGCCGAGCTCGGCGGGGGCTCCGGAGCTGTGCCGCAGCCGGAGCAGGCCAGGCGCCGGCGCGGGTGGCGCGTGCGCCGGCGGGTGGGCGTCGTCGGtcggcgcctcctccgcgcgcTCTCGCCGCGGCGGTTGCTGGCGCGGCTCCGCGACGCCTACGTGAACGCCATGCTCCGGCTCGCGTCCTCCGCCGCAGTCGCCGGCTACGGCGCCGCCGGGCCTTACTGCACCGCGGCCGACCCCttcgcgcggccgcggccgctcaCCGGGGATTACGACGAGAAGGCGCTCGTCGAGATCTACCGGGCCATCCTCGCGCGCGGGGAGGCCGCGCCGGTGGTCGCAGCCGCCCGGCTGCCCGCGGTGGTCTGA
- the LOC101782516 gene encoding lysophospholipid acyltransferase LPEAT1 isoform X2 translates to MAPNDAATTAPSEPESVGGRMSSEDTVATRPLLSSPSTSPSAASTAPVQESIEELDRRYAPYARRDAYGPMGLGPVGAAEAFRLAFAAVVLIPLRVVAGMLVLVVYYLVCRVCTLRVEEEREGGEGDGYARLEGWRREGVVWCGRALARAMLFVFGFYWIREYDCRFPDAEVEHVDQSKEMERPGAIVSNHVSYVDILYHMSAFFPSFVAKRSVARLPLVGLISKCLGCIFVQRESKTSDFKGVSGAVTERIQRAHQQKNAPMMLLFPEGTTTNGDYLLPFKTGAFLAKAPVQPVILRYPYKRFNPAWESMSGARHVFLLLCQFVNYVEVTHLPVYYPSEQEKDDPKLYANNVRKLMAVEGNLILSDLGLAEKRVYHAALNGLLCQS, encoded by the exons ATGGCTCCCAACGACGCCGCTACCACCGCCCCGTCCGAGCCCGAGAGCGTCGGCGGCCGGATGAGCAGTGAGGACACGGTCGCCACGAGGCCGCTCCTCTCGTCGccctccacctccccctccgCGGCCTCCACCGCGCCGGTGCAGGAGAGTATAGAGGAGCTGGACCGGAGGTACGCACCGTACGCGCGGCGGGACGCGTATGGGCCGATGGGCCTCGGCCCcgtgggcgcggcggaggcgttCCGGCTGGCGTTCGCGGCTGTCGTGCTCATCCCGCTCCGAGTCGTGGCAGGCATGCTTGTGCTCGTGGTCTACTACCTCGTGTGTCGCGTGTGCACGCTGCgtgtggaggaggagcgggagggcGGCGAAGGGGATGGGTACGCGCGGCTCGAGGGGTGGAGGCGGGAGGGAGTTGTGTGGTGCGGCCGTGCGCTCGCTCGCGCCATGTTGTTCGTCTTCGGGTTCTACTGGATTCGGGAATACGACTGCCGCTTCCCAGATGCTGAG GTTGAGCATGTGGACCAGTCTAAAGAAATGGAAAGGCCTGGGGCAATTGTATCTAATCATGTTTCTTATGTGGATATTCTTTATCACATGTCAGCCTTTTTTCCCAGTTTTGTTGCTAAG AGATCAGTTGCCAGATTGCCCCTAGTTGGTCTCATAAG CAAATGTCTTGGATGCATTTTTGTTCAGCGGGAGTCTAAAACATCAGATTTCAAAGGCGTTTCAG GTGCTGTAACTGAGAGAATCCAGCGTGCTCATCAGCAGAAAAATGCGCCAATGATGCTTCTCTTCCCTG AGGGCACAACTACAAATGGGGATTACCTCCTTCCATTCAAGACTGGTGCTTTTCTTGCAAAAGCACCAGTTCAGCCTGTCATTTTAAGATATCCTTACAAAAGATTTAATCCGGCATGGGAGTCCATGTCAGGG GCACGCCATGTATTTCTGCTCCTCTGTCAATTTGTAAATTATGTAGAGGTGACCCATTTGCCTGTCTACTATCCTTCTGAGCAAGAAAAGGATGATCCTAAGCTCTATGCAAATAACGTGCGGAAATTAATGGCAGTGGAG GGAAACTTAATTCTTTCAGACCTTGGGCTTGCGGAGAAGCGAGTGTACCATGCGGCACTGAATG GATTGTTGTGTCAAAGCTAG
- the LOC101782516 gene encoding lysophospholipid acyltransferase LPEAT1 isoform X1 has product MAPNDAATTAPSEPESVGGRMSSEDTVATRPLLSSPSTSPSAASTAPVQESIEELDRRYAPYARRDAYGPMGLGPVGAAEAFRLAFAAVVLIPLRVVAGMLVLVVYYLVCRVCTLRVEEEREGGEGDGYARLEGWRREGVVWCGRALARAMLFVFGFYWIREYDCRFPDAEVEHVDQSKEMERPGAIVSNHVSYVDILYHMSAFFPSFVAKRSVARLPLVGLISKCLGCIFVQRESKTSDFKGVSGAVTERIQRAHQQKNAPMMLLFPEGTTTNGDYLLPFKTGAFLAKAPVQPVILRYPYKRFNPAWESMSGARHVFLLLCQFVNYVEVTHLPVYYPSEQEKDDPKLYANNVRKLMAVEGNLILSDLGLAEKRVYHAALNGNSLPRALHQKDD; this is encoded by the exons ATGGCTCCCAACGACGCCGCTACCACCGCCCCGTCCGAGCCCGAGAGCGTCGGCGGCCGGATGAGCAGTGAGGACACGGTCGCCACGAGGCCGCTCCTCTCGTCGccctccacctccccctccgCGGCCTCCACCGCGCCGGTGCAGGAGAGTATAGAGGAGCTGGACCGGAGGTACGCACCGTACGCGCGGCGGGACGCGTATGGGCCGATGGGCCTCGGCCCcgtgggcgcggcggaggcgttCCGGCTGGCGTTCGCGGCTGTCGTGCTCATCCCGCTCCGAGTCGTGGCAGGCATGCTTGTGCTCGTGGTCTACTACCTCGTGTGTCGCGTGTGCACGCTGCgtgtggaggaggagcgggagggcGGCGAAGGGGATGGGTACGCGCGGCTCGAGGGGTGGAGGCGGGAGGGAGTTGTGTGGTGCGGCCGTGCGCTCGCTCGCGCCATGTTGTTCGTCTTCGGGTTCTACTGGATTCGGGAATACGACTGCCGCTTCCCAGATGCTGAG GTTGAGCATGTGGACCAGTCTAAAGAAATGGAAAGGCCTGGGGCAATTGTATCTAATCATGTTTCTTATGTGGATATTCTTTATCACATGTCAGCCTTTTTTCCCAGTTTTGTTGCTAAG AGATCAGTTGCCAGATTGCCCCTAGTTGGTCTCATAAG CAAATGTCTTGGATGCATTTTTGTTCAGCGGGAGTCTAAAACATCAGATTTCAAAGGCGTTTCAG GTGCTGTAACTGAGAGAATCCAGCGTGCTCATCAGCAGAAAAATGCGCCAATGATGCTTCTCTTCCCTG AGGGCACAACTACAAATGGGGATTACCTCCTTCCATTCAAGACTGGTGCTTTTCTTGCAAAAGCACCAGTTCAGCCTGTCATTTTAAGATATCCTTACAAAAGATTTAATCCGGCATGGGAGTCCATGTCAGGG GCACGCCATGTATTTCTGCTCCTCTGTCAATTTGTAAATTATGTAGAGGTGACCCATTTGCCTGTCTACTATCCTTCTGAGCAAGAAAAGGATGATCCTAAGCTCTATGCAAATAACGTGCGGAAATTAATGGCAGTGGAG GGAAACTTAATTCTTTCAGACCTTGGGCTTGCGGAGAAGCGAGTGTACCATGCGGCACTGAATGGTAATAGTCTACCTCGTGCTTTACATCAGAAAGATGATTAA
- the LOC101780777 gene encoding pyrophosphate-energized membrane proton pump 3 — protein sequence MMEEDMENGRSYQERPRTFSTVRSKSSVPLVFRLLMRINPRALIILSLLVFSGVLYVGASTSPILVFVFCICTLSLFFSLYLTKWVLAKDEGPPEMSEISDAIRDGAEGFFRTQYGTISKMACILGFVILVIYLFRTTTPQQEASGIGRTTSAYITVASFLLGALCSGIAGFVGMWVSVRANVRVSSAARRSAREALQIAVRAGGFSAIVVVCMAVFGVAILYSTFYVWLGVDSPGSMKVTDLPLLLVGYGFGASFVALFAQLGGGIYTKAADVGADLVGKVEQGIPEDDPRNPAVIADLVGDNVGDCAARGADLFESIAAEIISAMILGGTMAQRCKIEDPSGFILFPLVVHSFDLVVSSVGILSIRGTRDSGLISPIEDPMSIMQKGYSITIMLAVLTFGVSTRWLLYTEQAPSAWLNFALCGLVGIITAYAFVWISKYYTDYKHEPVRLLALSSSTGHGTNIIAGVSLGMESTALPVLVISVAIISAYWLGQTSGLVDDSGNPTGGLFGTAVATMGMLSTAGYVLTMDMFGPIADNAGGIVEMSQQPESVREITDVLDAVGNTTKATTKGFAIGSAALASFLLFSAYMDEVASFAQLPFKEVDIAVPEIFVGGLLGSMLIFLFSAWACSAVGKTAQEVVNEVRRQFIERPGIMDYKEKPDYGRCVAIVASASLREMIRPGALAIISPMAVGVIFRILGYYTGQPLLGAKVVASMLMFATVSGILMALFLNTAGGAWDNAKKYIETGALGGKGSESHKAAVTGDTVGDPFKDTAGPSIHVLIKMLATITLVMAPIFL from the exons ATGATGGAAGAGGACATGGAAAATGGAAGGTCGTATCAGGAAAGACCAAGAACTTTTTCTACAGTCCGAAGTAAATCATCTGTACCACTG GTCTTCCGTTTGTTGATGAGGATAAATCCCCGTGCTCTGATTATTCTCTCTCTTTTGGTCTTCAGTGGTGTTCTATATGTGGGAGCCAGTACATCGCCAATTTTGGTCTTTGTGTTCTGTATATGTACTCTCAGTTTATTCTTCTCTCTCTACCTCACAAAGTGGGTTCTTGCTAAGGATGAAGGACCTCCAGAAATGTCTGAG ATATCTGATGCCATAAGAGATGGCGCTGAAGGATTTTTTAGGACACAATATGGAACTATTTCTAAAATGGCATGTATTCTGGGCTTTGTCATCCTTGTCATTTATCTCTTTCGCACTACCACCCCGCAGCAGGAGGCATCTGGCATAGGAAG GACAACATCTGCATATATTACAGTTGCTTCGTTTCTCCTTGGAGCTTTATGTTCTGGAATAGCTGGCTTCGTTGGGATGTGGGTCTCTGTACGTGCAAACGTTCGAGTTTCAAGTGCCGCTCGGCGCTCTGCGAGGGAAGCATTGCAG ATTGCTGTCCGTGCTGGTGGTTTCTCAGCCATTGTGGTTGTTTGCATGGCTGTATTTGGTGTGGCAATACTATACTCAACATTTTATGTTTGGCTTGGAGTAGATTCACCTGGTTCAATGAAGGTTACCGACT TGCCTCTTCTCCTTGTGGGATATGGATTTGGTGCCTCTTTTGTTGCCCTTTTTGCTCAGTTGGGTGGTGGAATATACACCAAAGCTGCTGATGTTGGAGCTGATCTCGTTGGAAAAGTTGAGCAGGGAATACCAGAAGATGATCCTCGCAATCCTGCTGTCATTGCTGACTTG gttggTGACAATGTTGGAGATTGTGCTGCGCGAGGCGCTGATCTTTTTGAGAGCATAGCAGCTGAAATTATCAGTGCAATGATACTTGGAGGAACAATGGCACAGCGCTGCAAAATTGAGG ATCCCTCTGGCTTTATTCTGTTTCCTCTTGTTGTCCATTCATTTGATTTGGTGGTTTCATCTGTTGGAATTCTCTCAATCAGAGGGACACGTGATTCTGGACTCATCTCCCCTATCGAAGATCCCATGTCAATTATGCAAAAAGGCTATTCTATCACTATCATGCTTGCTGTTCTTACATTTGGAGTG TCTACTCGTTGGCTCCTGTATACGGAACAAGCACCTTCAGCATGGCTAAATTTTGCGCTGTGTGGCTTGGTGGGGATCATTACGGCATATGCTTTTGTTTGGATTTCAAAGTATTACACAGATTATAAACACGAGCCAGTCCGCCTTTTAGCTCTTTCAAGTTCTACAGGACATGGAACTAATATTATTGCTGGAGTAAGTTTGGGAATGGAATCAACAGCTCTACCAGTTCTAGTGATAAGTGTAGCCATTATATCAGCATACTGGCTGGGGCAGACCTCTGGCTTGGTGGACGACTCTGGCAACCCAACTGGTGGTCTTTTTGGGACAGCCGTAGCAACAATGGGAATGCTTAGCACAGCAGGGTATGTTCTCACTATGGACATGTTTGGTCCTATAGCTGACAATGCTGGTGGTATTGTTGAGATGAGCCAACAG CCTGAAAGCGTGAGGGAAATCACAGACGTCCTAGATGCTGTGGGCAACACAACAAAAGCTACTACAAAGGGATTTGCCATTGGATCGGCGGCACTGGCTTCCTTCCTCCTGTTCAGTGCGTATATGGATGAAGTAGCTTCTTTTGCTCAATTGCCATTCAAAGAG GTTGACATAGCAGTCCCAGAGATTTTTGTTGGTGGTTTATTAGGCTCAATGCTTATATTCCTGTTCAGTGCATGGGCTTGTTCAGCAGTTGGCAAAACTGCACAGGAAGTTGTTAATGAGGTCAGGAGACAATTTATTGAGAGGCCTGGTATTATG GACTACAAAGAGAAGCCTGATTATGGACGTTGTGTTGCAATTGTGGCATCTGCATCCTTGAGAGAAATGATAAGACCTGGGGCTTTAGCAATTATATCACCCATGGCCGTTG GCGTTATCTTCCGGATTTTGGGTTACTACACTGGCCAACCTCTTCTTGGAGCTAAAGTTGTGGCCTCAATGCTTATGTTCGCAACAGTTTCTGGTATTCTCATGGCACTCTTCTTGAACACTGCTGGGGGCGCCTGGGATAATGCTAAGAAGTACATTGAGACTGGTGCTCTTGGTGGCAAAGGCAGTGAGTCTCACAAGGCTGCGGTTACTGGTGATAC GGTTGGGGACCCATTCAAAGACACAGCGGGGCCTTCAATCCATGTTCTTATCAAGATGCTCGCAACAATCACATTGGTCATGGCCCCGATATTTTTGTGA